The Thalassotalea sp. 273M-4 genome includes a region encoding these proteins:
- the pepQ gene encoding Xaa-Pro dipeptidase, whose translation MLEANPNLAKELASHYPAHIQELQHRTQTILARENIEALVIHAGFSGKVFLDDMYYPFKVNPHFKAWLPVTNTPNCWLIVNGKDKPVLAYYQPLDFWHKVTKLEQDYWTEFFDIKLMSSSDDIKSILPANKQGMMYLGEYESVADDLGFEQKNQSSVLNYLHYHRVYKTDYELVCLREANRMAVNGHSAAKDAFYNKATEFEIQLAYLQAVGQGENDVPYGNIVALNENASILHYTALEQKAPAQHHSFLIDAGASFHGYAADITRTYAFEQNEFAELITAMNVLQLKLVSGLKPGQSYVDLHIQNHYLLAELLAQFNLVKMSPEQMVSSGVTAKFFPHGLGHHLGLQVHDMGGYMANEAGDLISAPAQHPFLRTTRGIESKQVFTIEPGLYFIDQFLDELSKGEYSQAINWQKVDTLRKFGGIRIEDNVIVYDNGIENMTRDLNLA comes from the coding sequence ATGTTAGAAGCAAACCCAAATTTAGCCAAAGAGTTGGCTAGCCACTATCCAGCCCACATTCAAGAGTTACAACATCGCACTCAAACCATCTTGGCAAGAGAAAATATTGAAGCACTGGTGATCCACGCTGGTTTTAGTGGCAAAGTGTTTCTTGATGACATGTATTACCCTTTTAAAGTCAACCCGCACTTTAAGGCATGGTTGCCTGTAACGAACACCCCAAACTGTTGGTTAATCGTCAATGGTAAAGACAAGCCGGTTTTGGCCTATTATCAGCCATTAGATTTTTGGCATAAAGTAACCAAGCTTGAACAAGACTACTGGACCGAATTTTTTGATATTAAATTAATGTCATCCAGCGATGACATTAAGTCTATCTTGCCAGCCAATAAACAGGGAATGATGTACCTAGGTGAATATGAATCGGTTGCCGATGACTTGGGGTTTGAGCAAAAAAACCAGTCATCAGTATTAAACTATTTACATTACCATAGAGTGTATAAGACAGATTACGAACTGGTTTGCCTTCGAGAGGCCAACCGCATGGCGGTAAATGGACATAGTGCGGCTAAAGATGCGTTTTACAACAAAGCCACCGAATTTGAAATTCAACTGGCTTATTTACAGGCCGTAGGTCAAGGCGAAAACGATGTGCCTTATGGCAATATTGTTGCACTCAATGAAAACGCTTCTATTTTGCATTACACCGCATTAGAGCAAAAGGCACCGGCACAACACCATTCGTTCTTAATTGATGCCGGCGCGAGCTTTCATGGCTACGCTGCCGATATTACCCGAACCTATGCTTTTGAACAAAACGAGTTTGCTGAGCTTATCACCGCCATGAATGTGTTGCAGTTAAAATTGGTATCAGGTTTAAAGCCGGGCCAAAGCTATGTTGATTTACACATTCAAAATCATTACTTATTAGCGGAATTATTAGCACAGTTTAATTTGGTCAAAATGAGCCCTGAACAAATGGTGAGTTCTGGCGTGACGGCTAAGTTTTTCCCTCATGGTCTTGGTCATCATCTCGGACTTCAGGTGCATGATATGGGCGGCTATATGGCAAACGAAGCCGGCGATCTTATCAGTGCGCCTGCACAACACCCGTTTTTACGAACAACGCGTGGTATAGAAAGTAAGCAGGTGTTTACTATTGAGCCAGGCCTTTACTTTATTGACCAGTTTTTAGACGAATTATCTAAAGGTGAATACAGTCAGGCTATTAACTGGCAAAAAGTGGATACTTTACGCAAATTTGGTGGTATTCGAATCGAAGACAATGTCATTGTGTACGACAATGGCATTGAAAACATGACTCGTGATTTGAATCTAGCCTAG
- a CDS encoding YigZ family protein: MNTQPYKVAAETLEDETIVNRSRFICSLSPCQSPKQAKAFIDSIRQQYPDASHHCYAFVSSRPDDSQSYGFSDDGEPSGTAGRPMLAVLQGSEIGEICAVVTRYFGGVKLGTGGLQRAYGNSVRQAILKLTTQLKVPLVKVSLACDYQQIKDIEHHIGLHEGEITAQVYAEQVQLKIHIPISQAKPFCQRIKEVTAGRIVPKIHG; this comes from the coding sequence GTGAATACACAGCCTTATAAAGTGGCTGCAGAAACATTAGAAGATGAAACCATCGTCAATCGCAGTCGCTTTATTTGTTCGCTATCACCTTGTCAAAGCCCAAAGCAGGCGAAGGCGTTTATTGACAGCATTCGCCAGCAATACCCTGATGCGTCTCACCATTGCTATGCCTTTGTCAGTTCTCGTCCTGACGACAGCCAGTCATATGGGTTTAGTGATGATGGTGAGCCTAGTGGTACCGCTGGTAGACCGATGTTAGCGGTGTTGCAGGGCAGTGAAATAGGTGAAATTTGTGCGGTAGTGACGCGTTATTTTGGGGGGGTAAAACTCGGTACAGGCGGTTTACAAAGAGCCTATGGTAACAGTGTTCGACAAGCTATTTTAAAATTAACTACTCAGTTGAAAGTCCCATTGGTAAAGGTGTCATTGGCTTGTGACTACCAACAAATCAAAGATATTGAACACCATATAGGGTTGCATGAAGGGGAAATAACAGCGCAAGTCTACGCTGAACAAGTGCAATTAAAAATACACATACCAATTTCGCAAGCAAAGCCTTTTTGTCAACGAATTAAGGAAGTTACCGCCGGTAGAATCGTACCTAAAATACACGGATGA
- a CDS encoding TrkH family potassium uptake protein, with product MQYRNITRILGLLVTILSVTMLPPAFVSLIYRDGGGVAFLVSFLWCLLSGFIAWYPNRHQKGELRAREGFLIVVLFWSVLASFSSIPLMITESPDLSITDAVFESFSGLTTTGATILTQIDGLPHAVLYYRQQLQWLGGMGIIVLAVAVLPMLGVGGMQLYRAETPGPVKDSKMTPRIADTAKHLWYIYLFLTIACALAYWLAGMSVFDAISHSFSTIAIGGFSTHDASMGYFDSPIINLICVVFLIIAGVNFALHFAAYRNRNLRTYFYDPEFKTFIAIQLILTLICFVGLLAFGVESNYEKAMDDSLFQAVSISTTAGFATTNFADWPPLLAMLLIFASFIGGCAGSTGGGMKVMRVVLLYLQGIRELNRLIHPKAVLTIKLGRKALPDKVVDAIWGFFSAYAAIFIFCMLLLMASGIDEMTAFTAVAACLNNLGPGLGEVAANFATINDFSKWVLVLAMLFGRLEIFTLLVLFMPSFWRN from the coding sequence ATGCAGTACCGCAACATCACACGAATATTGGGCTTGCTGGTCACGATTTTGAGTGTCACCATGTTACCGCCAGCCTTTGTTTCACTCATATACCGAGATGGTGGCGGCGTCGCTTTTTTGGTGTCTTTTTTGTGGTGTTTATTAAGTGGTTTTATTGCTTGGTATCCAAATCGTCATCAAAAAGGGGAGTTAAGGGCACGCGAAGGTTTTCTTATTGTGGTGCTGTTTTGGTCGGTTCTGGCCAGTTTTTCTTCCATTCCCTTAATGATCACCGAAAGTCCCGATTTATCGATTACCGATGCGGTATTTGAATCTTTCTCTGGATTAACCACAACGGGCGCAACCATCCTAACGCAAATAGATGGTTTACCTCATGCGGTATTATATTATCGCCAACAACTGCAATGGCTTGGTGGTATGGGGATCATTGTTTTAGCGGTGGCGGTATTACCGATGTTAGGCGTTGGTGGTATGCAGCTGTATCGTGCCGAAACACCAGGCCCGGTTAAAGACTCTAAAATGACCCCTCGAATAGCCGATACGGCTAAGCACCTGTGGTATATATATCTGTTTTTAACCATTGCTTGTGCATTGGCTTATTGGCTTGCTGGAATGTCGGTATTTGATGCCATTTCACATTCTTTCTCGACCATTGCCATTGGTGGTTTTTCTACCCATGATGCCTCGATGGGCTATTTTGACAGCCCGATCATCAATTTAATCTGTGTGGTGTTTCTTATTATTGCTGGGGTTAACTTTGCCCTGCATTTTGCGGCTTATCGAAACCGCAATTTACGCACCTACTTTTACGATCCTGAGTTTAAAACATTTATTGCCATTCAACTTATTTTAACCTTAATTTGCTTTGTCGGTTTATTGGCCTTTGGGGTTGAAAGCAATTATGAGAAGGCTATGGATGACTCGTTATTTCAGGCGGTATCTATTAGTACGACCGCAGGTTTTGCCACCACTAATTTTGCCGATTGGCCTCCTTTGCTAGCGATGCTTCTGATCTTTGCCAGTTTCATCGGGGGGTGTGCTGGCAGTACCGGGGGCGGGATGAAAGTCATGCGAGTAGTGTTGTTATATTTACAAGGGATCCGTGAGTTAAATCGATTAATTCATCCCAAAGCGGTATTAACCATCAAGCTTGGACGAAAGGCGTTACCTGACAAAGTGGTCGACGCCATTTGGGGATTCTTCTCAGCTTATGCGGCTATCTTTATTTTCTGTATGTTGCTCTTGATGGCTTCAGGAATCGATGAAATGACCGCATTTACCGCCGTTGCCGCTTGCTTAAATAATTTAGGCCCAGGTCTTGGTGAAGTGGCAGCCAACTTTGCCACCATAAATGACTTTAGTAAGTGGGTGCTGGTGTTGGCAATGTTATTTGGGCGTTTAGAAATATTCACCTTATTGGTGCTGTTTATGCCTTCATTTTGGCGTAACTAA
- the trkA gene encoding Trk system potassium transporter TrkA: MKIIILGAGQVGGTLAENLVGEQNEITLVDVDSAKLRELQDKMDLQVVTGQGSHPDVLAKAGAEDADMIIAVTSDDATNMLACQIAFTIFNTPVKIARIRSEQILKYKEQLFHNQDIPVDHIIAPEQLVTKDIARLIDYPGALQVREFAGGKVSLVGIKAYYGGLLVGHALSTLREHIPNIDTRVAAIYRQGRPIRPLGTTVIEADDEVFFIAATGHIRAVMSELQKLEAPYKRIMIAGGGYIGSGLARILEKSHQVKVIERNPKRAEFLSNELNSSMVFVGDATDTELLVEEQIEQMDVFLAVTDDDEANIMSSMMAKKLGARKTIVLIQRGAYLDLVHAGELDIAVSPQQATISALLTHIRKGDIVNVYSLRRGAAEAIEAVAHGDEQSSKVVGREIQDIKLPPGATIGAIVRGEEVLIAHSTTVIQSDDHVILFLVDKKYIHQVEKLFAVSAIFF; this comes from the coding sequence ATGAAAATTATCATTCTCGGCGCCGGACAAGTTGGTGGCACCCTTGCAGAGAACTTGGTGGGTGAACAAAATGAAATCACCCTAGTCGATGTCGACTCAGCAAAATTGCGTGAGTTACAAGATAAGATGGACTTGCAAGTGGTTACCGGACAAGGCAGTCACCCCGACGTGTTAGCCAAAGCCGGTGCAGAAGACGCTGATATGATCATCGCCGTGACCTCAGATGACGCAACCAATATGCTCGCCTGCCAAATTGCTTTCACCATTTTTAATACCCCAGTAAAAATTGCCCGTATTCGCTCAGAGCAAATTTTAAAATACAAAGAACAGCTATTTCATAATCAAGATATTCCGGTTGATCACATCATTGCTCCCGAGCAGTTAGTGACCAAAGATATTGCTCGTTTAATTGACTACCCAGGAGCTTTGCAAGTACGCGAATTTGCTGGTGGGAAAGTCTCCTTAGTTGGGATCAAAGCCTACTATGGTGGTTTATTGGTTGGTCATGCGCTATCAACCTTACGTGAACATATCCCTAATATAGACACTCGAGTGGCGGCGATTTACCGCCAAGGCAGACCTATTAGACCTCTTGGTACAACGGTTATAGAAGCCGATGATGAAGTGTTTTTTATCGCTGCAACAGGCCATATCCGAGCGGTAATGAGTGAATTGCAAAAACTCGAAGCACCCTACAAGCGTATTATGATTGCTGGTGGTGGTTACATCGGTTCGGGGTTGGCCCGTATTCTGGAAAAAAGTCATCAAGTTAAAGTTATCGAGCGCAACCCGAAACGAGCTGAATTTTTGTCTAACGAATTAAATAGCTCGATGGTCTTTGTCGGTGATGCCACCGATACCGAATTATTGGTTGAAGAGCAAATCGAGCAAATGGATGTGTTTTTAGCGGTAACCGACGACGACGAAGCCAATATCATGTCATCTATGATGGCGAAAAAGCTTGGCGCCCGTAAAACCATCGTGTTAATCCAACGTGGTGCCTATCTCGATTTAGTTCACGCTGGTGAGCTTGATATCGCGGTATCACCGCAACAGGCCACCATATCGGCGTTATTAACCCATATTCGTAAAGGTGATATTGTCAATGTGTACAGTTTACGACGTGGTGCTGCCGAAGCCATTGAAGCGGTTGCTCATGGCGACGAGCAATCTTCTAAAGTTGTTGGTCGCGAAATTCAAGACATCAAGCTTCCACCCGGAGCGACCATTGGTGCCATTGTTCGTGGTGAAGAAGTATTAATTGCCCACTCAACCACGGTCATTCAATCAGATGATCATGTTATCTTATTCTTAGTCGACAAAAAGTACATTCATCAAGTCGAGAAGTTATTTGCGGTCAGCGCCATTTTCTTTTAA
- the rsmB gene encoding 16S rRNA (cytosine(967)-C(5))-methyltransferase RsmB yields the protein MSKNVRALAARCLYGVVDQGRSLNDELPRLQSLIESGKDKGLLQELCYGVLRYLPELEHHVRRFVKKPLSNKQRVFHFLMMVGLYQLKYTRIPDHAAVGETVAATGVLKNRHLKGLVNAVLRGYLRDPELSEQEQNQLPDAIKYNHPGWLIKKLQDGYPNNWQQVLTFNQQRPPMWLRVNKQKVSLEQYCQQLEQANIEVAYREPNSDALKLQSPCDVNTLPGFSDGLVSVQDAAAQMAAPLLGAKAGEHVLDCCAAPGGKTCHILELEPNLGSMTAIDIEQDRLTRVNDNLARLGLTAKVIAADAAKPELWADAHQFDKILLDAPCSGTGVIRKNPDIKWLRRASDIDQLVILQQQILKAIWTLLKPGGTLVYATCSILPEENTHQIQKFVADNQDAILEDIPWSGDTKDWQILPGEHSMDGFYYAKMSKKVM from the coding sequence ATGAGTAAAAACGTTAGAGCTTTAGCCGCGCGCTGCTTATATGGAGTCGTTGATCAGGGTCGTTCACTAAACGATGAATTGCCAAGACTGCAAAGCTTGATTGAATCAGGCAAAGACAAAGGTTTATTGCAAGAGCTGTGCTACGGCGTTTTGCGCTACCTGCCTGAACTCGAACACCATGTGCGTCGCTTCGTTAAAAAGCCTTTATCCAACAAGCAACGAGTATTTCATTTTTTAATGATGGTTGGCTTGTATCAGCTTAAATATACACGCATTCCAGATCATGCAGCTGTGGGTGAAACGGTAGCTGCCACAGGGGTGTTAAAAAACCGTCACTTAAAGGGTTTAGTTAATGCCGTTTTAAGAGGTTATTTGCGCGATCCTGAGCTGTCAGAACAAGAACAGAATCAATTGCCTGATGCGATAAAGTACAATCACCCAGGCTGGCTTATTAAAAAGCTGCAAGACGGTTACCCAAATAATTGGCAACAGGTCTTAACCTTTAACCAACAACGTCCTCCCATGTGGCTTCGAGTGAATAAACAAAAAGTGTCCCTCGAACAATATTGCCAACAGCTTGAACAAGCCAACATTGAAGTAGCCTATCGAGAACCGAACAGCGATGCTTTAAAGTTGCAAAGTCCATGTGATGTCAACACCCTACCCGGCTTTAGCGATGGTTTGGTATCGGTACAAGATGCTGCTGCGCAAATGGCGGCCCCTTTATTGGGTGCAAAAGCAGGTGAACATGTTTTAGACTGTTGTGCGGCGCCAGGGGGTAAAACGTGTCATATTCTAGAGCTCGAACCCAATCTTGGCAGTATGACTGCCATTGATATTGAACAAGACAGACTGACTCGAGTCAATGATAACTTAGCGCGATTAGGTTTAACGGCCAAAGTTATTGCCGCCGATGCAGCCAAGCCTGAGTTATGGGCAGATGCGCACCAGTTCGATAAAATTTTATTGGATGCGCCGTGTTCTGGCACTGGGGTTATTCGAAAAAACCCCGACATAAAATGGTTACGAAGAGCCTCTGATATTGACCAGTTGGTGATATTGCAACAACAGATATTAAAAGCAATTTGGACCTTATTAAAACCAGGTGGTACATTGGTATATGCCACTTGCTCTATATTGCCTGAAGAAAATACGCATCAAATTCAAAAGTTTGTGGCAGACAACCAAGATGCAATACTAGAAGATATACCTTGGTCAGGTGACACTAAAGATTGGCAAATATTACCGGGCGAACACTCGATGGATGGGTTTTATTATGCCAAAATGAGCAAGAAAGTGATGTAA
- the fmt gene encoding methionyl-tRNA formyltransferase translates to MSKPLNIIFAGTPDFAAQHLDALIASDHNIVAVYCPPDKPAGRGKKLTACAVKQLAQQHDLKIEQPVNFKQDSDQQQLASYNADVMVVVAYGLLLPEVILNTPRLGCVNVHGSILPRWRGAAPIQRALEAGDAETGVTIMQMDKGLDTGDMLHIAKCKIDPTDTSASLYTKLAELGPQALLQTLEQMAAGTHTATPQNNALANYAHKLTKEEAELDWQLTASQLDRKIRAYQPWPFAQITYTDNKQQSHKIKVWQADVLAYSGSALPGEIISADKKGIVVACQTDALCFNQLQLPGKKALAAADILNGRGEWFLTGANINGHVVGNDNE, encoded by the coding sequence TTGTCTAAGCCTTTGAATATCATCTTTGCCGGCACCCCTGATTTTGCAGCCCAGCACCTTGACGCCCTAATCGCCAGTGACCATAACATTGTTGCGGTATATTGCCCGCCGGATAAACCCGCAGGTCGAGGAAAAAAGCTCACCGCGTGTGCTGTTAAACAATTAGCCCAACAGCATGATCTTAAAATTGAACAACCGGTTAACTTTAAACAAGACAGCGACCAACAACAATTAGCCAGTTATAACGCCGACGTTATGGTGGTGGTAGCGTACGGTCTTTTATTACCGGAAGTGATTTTAAATACGCCAAGACTTGGCTGTGTTAATGTCCATGGTTCAATTTTGCCTAGATGGCGTGGTGCGGCGCCTATCCAGCGCGCTTTAGAAGCTGGCGATGCCGAAACTGGGGTCACCATCATGCAAATGGATAAAGGCTTAGATACCGGTGATATGCTACATATTGCCAAATGTAAAATAGACCCTACTGACACCAGTGCCAGTTTATACACTAAATTAGCTGAGCTCGGCCCACAAGCATTGCTGCAAACCCTAGAGCAAATGGCCGCCGGAACCCATACCGCGACCCCGCAAAATAATGCGCTAGCTAATTACGCACACAAGTTAACGAAAGAAGAAGCAGAATTAGACTGGCAATTAACCGCGTCGCAACTCGATCGAAAAATAAGAGCGTACCAACCTTGGCCTTTTGCTCAAATTACCTATACCGACAACAAGCAACAAAGCCATAAAATAAAGGTATGGCAAGCCGATGTTCTAGCATATTCTGGCTCTGCCCTACCTGGCGAAATAATATCGGCCGATAAAAAAGGCATTGTTGTCGCATGCCAAACAGATGCCTTATGTTTTAACCAATTACAGCTACCTGGCAAAAAAGCCTTAGCGGCCGCCGATATTTTAAATGGTCGTGGTGAATGGTTTCTTACAGGGGCAAATATTAATGGCCATGTAGTTGGAAACGACAATGAGTAA
- the def gene encoding peptide deformylase gives MTILTVLRFPDERLRTVAKEVSEVTDETRKIIDDMFETMYAENGVGLAATQVDIHQRIVVMDTSEDKSDPIVLINPEITEKRGDVVINEEGCLSVPGCYAKVERSPEVTVSALDRDGSPFSLDAKELMAICIQHELDHLKGVLFVDYLSPLKRQRIKTKLEKEAKALARA, from the coding sequence ATGACTATTTTAACTGTATTACGCTTTCCTGATGAGCGTTTAAGAACTGTCGCCAAGGAAGTTTCTGAAGTGACAGATGAAACCCGAAAAATCATCGACGACATGTTTGAAACCATGTACGCAGAAAATGGCGTTGGCCTAGCGGCAACGCAAGTCGATATTCACCAGCGCATTGTGGTGATGGATACCTCTGAAGATAAGTCGGACCCTATTGTCCTAATCAACCCTGAAATCACCGAAAAACGTGGTGATGTGGTGATTAATGAAGAAGGCTGTTTATCGGTACCTGGCTGTTACGCCAAAGTTGAACGTAGCCCTGAAGTTACCGTCAGCGCTTTAGACCGAGACGGTAGTCCATTTAGCCTTGATGCGAAAGAACTTATGGCCATTTGTATTCAACATGAACTGGATCACTTAAAAGGTGTACTGTTTGTCGATTACTTATCGCCTTTAAAACGCCAACGCATCAAAACCAAGCTTGAAAAAGAAGCCAAAGCTTTGGCCCGCGCCTAA
- a CDS encoding LysM peptidoglycan-binding domain-containing protein: MIKRILITIICFSTTLLAYADELRLKQDAPKTYIVQKGDTLWDISEIFLNEPWLWPKLWRLNPEIDNPHLIFPGDVLRLVYDANGLPMLVKGKPNITWTPQKRKTLKDENPVTLLPLDRLAPYLNYSQILSEKVFDQAPIILGADEAFKTNIEDAKLYVNSNLTPGKRYAIYAKGDEVIDPQTGDELGYNAILVGTATSIRAGDIENSEPATMYLDTSRREIRAGNIVLPVNEQQLLPSVFAMQVASDDEFDARIISSYNNAREFTKYEVVLLNKGSADQVNIGAIYSVKRQSPAIVGTSKGPAYKEDASWWYRLTNFMRENNGIEMPYEDVGKVMVFKVQERTSFAIVLSTDHTISIKDKVTTL; this comes from the coding sequence ATGATAAAAAGAATATTAATAACCATAATTTGTTTTTCTACCACCTTATTGGCTTATGCCGATGAGTTACGGCTAAAACAGGATGCGCCTAAAACGTATATCGTGCAAAAAGGCGACACCCTATGGGATATTTCCGAGATTTTTCTTAACGAACCATGGCTATGGCCTAAGTTGTGGCGACTAAATCCGGAGATAGACAACCCGCACCTTATTTTTCCTGGTGATGTATTGCGTTTAGTATACGATGCAAATGGGCTGCCGATGTTGGTAAAAGGCAAACCCAATATTACTTGGACCCCGCAAAAGCGCAAAACCCTCAAAGACGAAAACCCGGTTACCTTGTTGCCGCTAGATAGGTTGGCTCCTTATTTAAATTACTCGCAAATTTTAAGCGAAAAAGTCTTTGATCAAGCGCCAATTATCTTAGGGGCAGACGAAGCGTTTAAAACCAACATTGAAGACGCTAAGTTATACGTAAATAGCAACCTGACCCCAGGCAAACGCTATGCCATTTACGCCAAAGGCGATGAAGTTATCGATCCTCAAACGGGCGATGAGCTTGGTTATAATGCTATTTTAGTTGGTACAGCGACCAGTATTCGAGCTGGCGATATTGAAAATAGTGAGCCAGCGACCATGTATCTTGATACCTCTCGCAGAGAAATACGCGCGGGTAATATTGTGTTACCGGTCAATGAACAACAACTGTTGCCGTCGGTCTTTGCTATGCAAGTAGCCTCTGATGACGAGTTTGATGCCCGTATTATTAGCTCTTATAACAACGCCCGAGAGTTTACCAAGTACGAAGTCGTATTGCTGAACAAGGGCAGTGCCGATCAGGTTAATATTGGTGCTATTTATTCGGTTAAGCGCCAAAGTCCGGCTATTGTGGGGACATCAAAGGGACCTGCTTATAAAGAAGATGCGTCTTGGTGGTATCGTTTAACCAACTTTATGCGTGAAAATAACGGTATTGAAATGCCGTATGAAGATGTTGGCAAAGTTATGGTGTTTAAAGTGCAAGAACGTACGAGCTTTGCCATTGTATTATCTACCGATCATACCATTTCCATTAAAGATAAAGTCACCACCTTGTAA